A genomic region of Tsukamurella pulmonis contains the following coding sequences:
- the folB gene encoding dihydroneopterin aldolase → MADRIELTGLRVRGHHGVFEHERRDGQEFVIDLVLWLDSRPAAASDDLADTVDYGALAQRAHDIVAGEPRNLIETVAAEIADAVVADEKVYAVEVTVHKPSAPIPLTFADVAVVARRSRSGARSLP, encoded by the coding sequence ATGGCGGATCGGATCGAACTGACCGGCCTGCGCGTGCGCGGCCACCACGGAGTCTTCGAGCACGAGCGGCGCGACGGGCAGGAGTTCGTCATCGACCTCGTGCTGTGGCTCGATTCGCGGCCGGCGGCCGCCTCGGACGACCTGGCCGACACCGTCGACTACGGGGCGCTCGCGCAGCGCGCCCACGACATCGTCGCGGGGGAGCCGCGCAACCTCATCGAGACCGTCGCCGCGGAGATCGCCGACGCCGTCGTGGCGGACGAGAAGGTCTACGCCGTCGAGGTCACGGTGCACAAGCCCTCGGCTCCGATCCCGCTCACCTTCGCCGATGTCGCCGTCGTGGCCCGCCGCTCGCGCTCCGGCGCGCGGAGCCTGCCGTGA
- a CDS encoding DUF3180 domain-containing protein, which produces MSGPSKDPNRDPEEPGGPTVRATGWIELVVIVLGVGLGSYLLVRNVVPVVPVWAGALLYGVAAADLYIAQLVRSRLSQGQVGWGPGRIHPIAVARAVALAKASAYLGAVALGFFGGMLVFLLTEGAGLTATHADRPGAWIGVAGALLLLAAALWLERCCRTPDDPDDQPADTSPA; this is translated from the coding sequence GTGAGCGGACCGTCGAAGGACCCGAACCGGGACCCGGAGGAACCGGGCGGTCCCACCGTGCGCGCGACCGGCTGGATCGAGCTGGTCGTCATCGTGCTGGGTGTGGGCCTCGGCTCGTACCTGCTTGTGCGCAACGTCGTGCCGGTGGTGCCCGTCTGGGCCGGGGCGCTGCTCTACGGCGTCGCCGCGGCCGATCTCTATATCGCGCAGCTCGTGCGTTCCCGGCTGTCCCAGGGGCAGGTCGGGTGGGGACCGGGACGGATCCATCCCATCGCCGTCGCGCGCGCGGTGGCGCTGGCCAAGGCGTCGGCGTACCTCGGCGCGGTGGCGCTGGGCTTCTTCGGCGGCATGCTGGTCTTCCTGCTCACCGAGGGCGCCGGACTGACGGCCACCCACGCCGATCGTCCGGGCGCGTGGATCGGCGTCGCGGGCGCCCTGCTGCTCCTCGCGGCGGCGCTGTGGCTCGAGCGTTGCTGTCGCACACCCGACGATCCCGATGACCAGCCCGCCGACACATCGCCAGCCTGA
- a CDS encoding Rossmann-like and DUF2520 domain-containing protein yields MPEFSDSTDATDPLSGIPNPPAPARLSVGVISAGRVGTALGAALERAGHIVAAVAAPSSISRERAAHRLPEAAVGAPSDIAAKAELLILAVPDTELPALVDELAARVNPSAIVLHTSGALGVGVLAPLARLGCTTIAFHPAMTFVDDPDDTARLADCCIGITAADEIGHAVGQALALELGAEPVRVPEAARPLYHAALAHGANHLVALVDDAVLALRAALAGGVGLDDSEFLGGGPPGSLAERVLAPLARAALENALARGPSALTGPAARGDAAAVTRHLAALDTVDPAITDAYRAQSRRAAAQSGTSAMIDPALEKDNR; encoded by the coding sequence ATGCCCGAGTTCTCGGACTCGACCGATGCCACGGACCCGCTGTCCGGCATCCCCAATCCCCCCGCTCCCGCGCGACTGTCCGTCGGCGTGATCTCCGCCGGCCGGGTCGGCACCGCACTGGGCGCCGCCCTCGAACGCGCCGGGCACATCGTGGCCGCCGTCGCCGCACCGTCGAGCATCTCCCGCGAGCGCGCCGCGCACCGCCTGCCCGAGGCCGCGGTGGGCGCACCGTCGGACATCGCCGCGAAGGCCGAACTGCTGATCCTGGCCGTGCCCGACACCGAGCTCCCCGCCCTGGTCGACGAGCTCGCCGCCCGGGTGAACCCGTCGGCGATCGTGCTGCACACCTCGGGCGCGCTCGGCGTCGGCGTGCTCGCGCCGCTCGCGCGGCTCGGCTGCACCACGATCGCCTTCCACCCCGCCATGACCTTCGTCGACGATCCGGACGACACCGCCCGGCTCGCCGACTGCTGCATCGGCATCACGGCCGCCGACGAGATCGGGCACGCCGTCGGTCAGGCGCTCGCGCTGGAGCTCGGTGCCGAGCCGGTGCGGGTGCCCGAAGCGGCCCGCCCGCTCTACCACGCGGCGCTCGCGCACGGCGCGAACCACCTGGTCGCGCTGGTCGACGACGCGGTGCTCGCGCTGCGCGCCGCGCTCGCCGGCGGGGTGGGGCTCGACGATTCCGAGTTCCTGGGCGGCGGACCACCCGGCTCCCTCGCCGAGCGCGTCCTCGCGCCGCTCGCCCGCGCCGCCCTCGAGAACGCCCTCGCCCGCGGACCGTCCGCCCTCACCGGGCCCGCCGCCCGCGGCGACGCCGCGGCCGTGACCCGCCACCTGGCCGCGCTCGACACCGTCGACCCCGCGATCACCGACGCCTACCGCGCCCAATCCCGGCGCGCGGCGGCCCAATCCGGAACCTCAGCCATGATCGATCCCGCCCTCGAGAAGGACAACCGATGA
- the folK gene encoding 2-amino-4-hydroxy-6-hydroxymethyldihydropteridine diphosphokinase, translating into MSRAVLSLGANLGAADAAVRAAIEALGPALVRASALYRTPPWGGVEQDDFVNATVLVDDPARDAAGWLAFAREQEAAAQRVREIRWGPRTLDVDVIAVWEGGEPVLSDDPELTLPHPRAHERAFVLLPWLDADPDAQLPGHGCVADLLRALPADESAEVTRL; encoded by the coding sequence GTGAGCCGCGCCGTGCTCTCGCTGGGCGCCAACCTCGGCGCGGCGGACGCCGCCGTCCGCGCCGCGATCGAGGCCCTCGGCCCCGCGCTGGTCCGCGCCTCGGCGCTCTACCGCACCCCGCCGTGGGGCGGGGTCGAGCAGGACGACTTCGTCAACGCGACGGTGCTCGTCGACGATCCGGCCCGCGACGCCGCCGGCTGGCTCGCCTTCGCCCGCGAGCAGGAGGCCGCAGCGCAGCGCGTCCGCGAGATCCGCTGGGGCCCGCGGACTCTCGACGTCGACGTCATCGCCGTGTGGGAGGGCGGGGAGCCCGTACTCTCCGACGATCCCGAGCTGACCCTGCCGCACCCGCGCGCGCACGAGCGGGCCTTCGTGCTGCTGCCGTGGCTCGACGCCGACCCGGACGCGCAGCTGCCGGGGCACGGCTGCGTCGCCGACCTGCTGCGGGCCCTGCCCGCCGACGAGAGCGCGGAGGTGACCCGGCTGTGA
- the folP gene encoding dihydropteroate synthase yields MGVVNVTADSFSDGGRYLDPEAAVARARALVADGAAIVDVGGESTRPGAHRVPAETERDRVVPVIAALAAEGVTVSVDTMRASVAAAALEAGASVVNDVSGGRADPGMARVVADSTAPWILMHWRPSPGAPGPVWAGIHHEITEYDDVVTEVRDELLHQADAAVAAGIAAERIVLDPGLGFAKNASHNWALLHGLPTLQATGLRILVGASRKRFLGELLGGREPAGRETATAAVSALAAQAGVWGVRVHDVRSTADAIAVTEAWRKGGA; encoded by the coding sequence ATGGGCGTCGTGAACGTGACCGCCGATTCCTTCTCGGACGGCGGTCGCTACCTCGATCCGGAGGCGGCCGTCGCGCGGGCGCGCGCCCTGGTCGCCGACGGTGCCGCCATCGTCGACGTGGGCGGGGAGTCCACCCGCCCCGGCGCGCACCGCGTTCCGGCCGAGACGGAGCGCGACCGCGTGGTCCCCGTCATCGCGGCGCTCGCCGCCGAGGGCGTCACGGTCTCCGTGGACACCATGCGCGCCTCCGTCGCCGCCGCGGCGCTCGAGGCCGGCGCATCCGTCGTCAACGACGTCTCCGGCGGTCGCGCCGATCCCGGCATGGCCCGCGTCGTCGCGGACTCCACGGCGCCGTGGATCCTCATGCACTGGCGCCCCTCGCCCGGCGCGCCGGGCCCGGTGTGGGCCGGCATCCACCACGAGATCACCGAGTACGACGACGTGGTCACCGAGGTGCGCGACGAGTTGCTGCACCAGGCGGACGCCGCCGTGGCCGCGGGCATCGCCGCCGAGCGGATCGTGCTCGACCCAGGCCTCGGCTTCGCCAAGAACGCGAGCCACAACTGGGCGCTGCTGCACGGACTGCCGACGCTGCAGGCGACGGGCCTGCGGATCCTCGTGGGCGCCTCGCGCAAGCGCTTCCTCGGCGAACTGTTGGGCGGCCGCGAACCCGCGGGCCGCGAAACGGCCACCGCGGCCGTCTCCGCACTCGCCGCCCAGGCGGGGGTGTGGGGCGTCCGCGTCCACGACGTGCGGTCGACGGCGGACGCCATCGCCGTGACCGAGGCCTGGCGGAAGGGCGGAGCCTGA
- a CDS encoding DUF6779 domain-containing protein — translation MLGVVILLAVVGTGLWVFSEDRRWGLVSLILLVWGLVIAAFLIARYSRDLRAAESKESGLKTVYGLQLEREISARREYELQVERDIRAELKGEANEELTALKAEVLALRANLEELLGRDLGPSYSELYAAAEQRALAAQRAKSSVFEDDDRFRAQQDFAGVPEPDPAVDDYYGAASAASVADESIDEATVTDVPAAPVPPTPPAGPAGAHGGPTGPAAPGADRPQEESPTTVFHVVADEPSPAPSAPAPSAPAAAAEPEAQPVDVEHVENPDDPFVPLAPQSGYRSPLPPRPYTPDAPAAPYSPFESAPPQAPQQNSPWQAQRTPPQQAPEDRQEQQVEQPGHAGQHTSGSTVADLIARMNADTERSSGGRRRKPE, via the coding sequence ATGCTCGGCGTCGTGATCCTGCTCGCGGTGGTGGGCACCGGCCTGTGGGTGTTCTCCGAGGATCGCCGGTGGGGCCTGGTCTCGCTGATCCTGCTGGTGTGGGGCCTGGTGATCGCCGCCTTCCTCATCGCGCGCTACTCGCGCGACCTGCGCGCCGCGGAGTCGAAGGAGAGCGGCCTCAAGACCGTCTACGGGCTGCAGCTCGAGCGCGAGATCAGCGCCCGCCGCGAGTACGAGCTGCAGGTCGAGCGCGACATCCGGGCCGAACTCAAGGGCGAGGCGAACGAGGAGCTCACCGCGCTCAAGGCCGAGGTGCTCGCGCTGCGCGCGAACCTCGAGGAGCTGCTGGGCCGCGATCTCGGGCCCTCGTACAGCGAGCTCTACGCCGCCGCCGAGCAGCGCGCCCTGGCCGCGCAGCGCGCCAAGTCGTCCGTCTTCGAGGACGACGACCGGTTCCGCGCCCAGCAGGACTTCGCCGGCGTACCGGAGCCGGACCCCGCCGTCGACGACTACTACGGCGCCGCCTCGGCCGCGTCCGTCGCCGACGAGTCGATCGACGAGGCGACGGTGACCGACGTCCCCGCCGCGCCCGTCCCGCCCACGCCACCGGCCGGCCCCGCCGGCGCGCACGGCGGACCGACCGGCCCCGCCGCGCCCGGCGCCGATCGCCCGCAGGAGGAGTCGCCGACCACCGTCTTCCACGTGGTCGCCGACGAGCCTTCGCCCGCGCCGTCCGCACCCGCGCCGTCCGCACCCGCGGCGGCCGCCGAGCCCGAGGCCCAGCCGGTTGACGTCGAGCACGTCGAGAACCCCGACGATCCGTTCGTGCCGCTCGCACCGCAGTCCGGCTACCGCTCCCCGCTGCCGCCCCGGCCGTACACGCCGGACGCCCCGGCGGCCCCGTACTCGCCGTTCGAGTCCGCGCCGCCGCAGGCCCCGCAGCAGAACAGCCCCTGGCAGGCGCAGCGGACCCCGCCGCAGCAGGCGCCCGAGGATCGGCAGGAACAGCAGGTCGAGCAGCCCGGCCACGCCGGCCAGCACACGTCCGGCAGCACCGTCGCGGACCTGATCGCGCGGATGAACGCCGACACCGAGCGTTCGAGCGGCGGCCGCCGCCGTAAGCCGGAGTGA